The proteins below come from a single Tenuifilum thalassicum genomic window:
- a CDS encoding SH3 domain-containing protein, with amino-acid sequence MKRTGGNLAILFGLLILTSCNGKKATDNSVGSSDQGVCVWDNVSLRETHEKNGKWLSSISIGETVEYLDESYKDDSSAKKVEYLKVRLKDGKEGWVRSDFIVLGAKPAVVVEQASVYKRPDLLNKTDKNFDEMDIIAVKSEKDDFIEVVGKRSSGKWIETCWIKKDVVSYSEVDIATAKYAKKALAIKDESEKMNALIEIVNNPDLSQSVFIAKLNSMINFTDEMSPEDFEGDPSSDEIVEETQEVADSTVTE; translated from the coding sequence ATGAAAAGAACAGGTGGAAATCTAGCAATCTTATTTGGATTACTCATCCTAACATCCTGCAATGGGAAAAAAGCTACAGACAATTCCGTTGGTAGTAGTGATCAAGGTGTTTGTGTTTGGGATAACGTCTCATTAAGGGAAACTCATGAAAAAAATGGCAAATGGTTATCAAGTATTAGTATTGGAGAAACAGTAGAGTATCTTGATGAATCCTACAAGGATGATAGCTCAGCTAAGAAAGTAGAATACCTTAAAGTACGGTTAAAAGATGGTAAAGAAGGTTGGGTAAGAAGCGATTTTATTGTTCTGGGTGCTAAACCTGCTGTTGTGGTTGAACAGGCATCGGTTTATAAAAGGCCCGATTTGCTAAATAAAACCGATAAGAATTTCGATGAGATGGATATTATTGCCGTTAAATCGGAGAAAGATGATTTTATTGAGGTGGTTGGAAAACGTTCAAGCGGAAAATGGATTGAGACTTGCTGGATTAAAAAGGATGTAGTAAGCTACTCTGAGGTTGATATTGCCACTGCAAAATATGCTAAAAAGGCCTTGGCAATAAAGGATGAATCGGAAAAGATGAATGCCCTTATCGAAATTGTAAATAATCCTGATTTAAGCCAGTCAGTTTTTATTGCGAAGTTAAATTCAATGATAAATTTTACAGACGAGATGTCACCCGAAGATTTTGAAGGAGACCCTTCGTCTGATGAGATTGTAGAAGAAACACAAGAAGTTGCTGATTCAACTGTAACTGAATAG